The bacterium BMS3Abin02 genome includes a region encoding these proteins:
- a CDS encoding sortase family protein gives MMSLGALLLAFLAYQLVVTNVWTARSQQAAETELAERFQAAAARVEVAETIPLLPESPAQDDPTLPQNPTLPQNPTATSSTQPVEAVRYVEPTPEEGAAFGRMEIPVIELDWVIFEGVDRATLKKGPGHMPWTPLPGQPGNAVISGHRTTYGAPFFKLDEVSIGDEIIVETALGRHVYEVRKILIVKPTDVWVTDPKRGAWLTLTTCTPRYSAKDRLIIQAELVDGPNLLYAEAAKDLGAAGAS, from the coding sequence ATGATGTCACTCGGTGCGCTGCTGCTCGCCTTCCTGGCCTACCAACTCGTCGTGACGAACGTGTGGACGGCGCGCTCCCAGCAGGCGGCAGAGACCGAACTCGCCGAGCGCTTTCAGGCCGCCGCCGCTCGAGTAGAGGTCGCCGAGACGATTCCGCTCCTCCCGGAGTCGCCGGCCCAAGACGACCCGACGCTGCCACAGAACCCGACGCTGCCACAGAACCCGACGGCGACCTCGTCGACGCAGCCGGTCGAGGCGGTCCGCTACGTTGAACCGACACCTGAAGAGGGCGCTGCATTCGGCAGAATGGAGATCCCCGTGATCGAGCTCGACTGGGTGATCTTCGAAGGAGTGGATCGGGCCACCCTCAAGAAGGGGCCTGGTCACATGCCGTGGACTCCACTTCCGGGCCAGCCCGGCAACGCAGTGATCAGCGGACATCGCACGACCTACGGTGCGCCATTCTTCAAGCTCGACGAGGTGTCGATCGGTGACGAGATCATTGTCGAGACGGCACTTGGCCGACACGTGTATGAGGTCCGAAAGATTCTCATCGTCAAGCCGACCGATGTTTGGGTCACCGATCCCAAGCGAGGCGCCTGGCTGACCCTGACGACATGCACCCCGCGATACTCGGCAAAGGATCGCCTGATCATCCAAGCCGAGCTCGTCGACGGTCCGAATCTGCTCTATGCGGAGGCCGCGAAAGACCTCGGTGCCGCCGGCGCATCCTGA